A genomic stretch from Marinifilum sp. JC120 includes:
- a CDS encoding iron-containing alcohol dehydrogenase has protein sequence MARFTIPREVYFGAGSIEELKNIKGSKAVIVISGGSVKRNGALDKIEGFLKEAGIETTLFEGVEADPSVATVRRGVEVMNDFQPDWIIGVGGGSPIDAAKAMWIFYETPEFTFEEAAKPFNLPELRKKARFAAVPTTSGTGTEVTAFSIITDNDTELKFPIADFNITPDLAIVDSDLAQSMPASLVAHTGMDALTHALEAYVSIMANELTDCLAMKSMEMIQDELVASYKGGKEARDKMHVSQCLAGMSFSNAILGIVHSMAHKTGHLFGVPHGCANAIYLPAAIRFNAEKAGEKYADAAKRLGLSGSSTDELVESLINFVKELNVAMQIPATLKEFGVNEDDFLANLDKISEGACEDPCTSTNPREISVEQMKELFKESFYGK, from the coding sequence ATGGCAAGATTTACCATCCCCCGCGAAGTTTACTTTGGTGCAGGCAGCATTGAAGAGCTTAAGAATATTAAAGGAAGCAAAGCTGTAATCGTTATCAGCGGCGGTTCTGTAAAAAGAAACGGTGCCCTTGATAAGATTGAAGGCTTCCTGAAAGAAGCAGGTATCGAAACCACCCTGTTCGAAGGTGTTGAGGCTGACCCTTCCGTTGCTACCGTTCGTCGTGGTGTTGAAGTAATGAACGATTTCCAGCCGGACTGGATCATCGGCGTGGGTGGAGGTTCTCCCATTGATGCTGCTAAAGCAATGTGGATTTTCTACGAGACCCCCGAGTTCACCTTTGAAGAAGCTGCAAAGCCCTTCAATTTGCCTGAACTGCGCAAGAAAGCACGTTTCGCGGCTGTTCCCACCACCAGTGGTACCGGAACCGAGGTAACAGCGTTTTCTATCATTACCGACAATGATACCGAACTCAAGTTCCCCATCGCCGATTTCAACATCACCCCTGATCTGGCGATTGTTGATAGCGATCTGGCTCAGTCCATGCCCGCATCCCTCGTGGCCCACACCGGTATGGATGCACTGACCCACGCTTTGGAAGCTTACGTTTCCATCATGGCTAATGAACTGACCGATTGCCTTGCAATGAAATCCATGGAGATGATTCAGGACGAACTGGTTGCTTCCTATAAAGGTGGCAAGGAAGCACGCGATAAAATGCATGTCTCCCAGTGCCTTGCTGGCATGTCTTTCTCCAACGCTATCCTCGGCATTGTTCACAGCATGGCCCACAAGACCGGGCATCTTTTCGGAGTTCCTCATGGCTGCGCAAATGCCATTTATCTCCCCGCTGCTATCCGCTTCAATGCTGAAAAAGCAGGTGAAAAATACGCGGACGCCGCCAAGAGACTCGGTCTTTCCGGTTCCTCTACTGACGAATTGGTCGAATCTCTGATTAATTTTGTGAAGGAACTCAACGTGGCGATGCAGATTCCTGCTACTCTCAAAGAGTTCGGTGTTAATGAAGACGACTTCCTTGCCAACCTCGATAAGATCTCCGAAGGCGCATGCGAAGACCCTTGCACCAGCACCAACCCGCGTGAAATCAGCGTTGAGCAGATGAAAGAACTGTTCAAAGAATCTTTCTACGGTAAATAA